In Papaver somniferum cultivar HN1 chromosome 9, ASM357369v1, whole genome shotgun sequence, the genomic stretch ATTTCAGTTATAAAAGAAAACAAGGGTAATAAAACCAGAAAAATTCAGTAGAAAGAACTCACATGAGGCTATATTAAATAATAGTCTATGGTTTCACACACGCATCGCAGAAATTAAGACTCTCTTACTGAAACAATATTGAAGAACTCTAGTATTCTTTTGTCGTCTTTGACTCCCTTAATACCCGCTGAAGAATGCTAACGCAAGTTTTTTACATAATAAATCGGCGAATTTTAATCTTTCCTTTTATCTTGTGCGCCTCCTTCACTTAAAGATTCTGGATCGTCCAATGGCTTTTCAAAAACTTCTCCCCATCCTTGAACCTCATCTCTTAATCGATTTTGTGCTGAAGGTAGCtttatattctcttttatctttccctatggAATTTTAAGAATTCAATAGATGCAGATAAAGCTAGCAAAAATAGAGCATCTTTCTGATGGTATTCATACCTTCTTAGGATTGGTAGCACGACCTTTCAGATGAGCACCTTTCTTTTTAGCTAATCCACTGAAGAGCTGGAAACCTTGTAAATCTCCATTGCGTATGCTTGCTTCAAGCTATAGCCAAACAACAGGTTAATTACAACTACAGCTGCACTAACTAAGGGTGATATAGTAGAAAACATTATATGACTAGAATTTAGCTTTACCTGAATGTGAATTATGCACAAGATGATACTGGCAATAGGAAGCCAACTTTCATCTGTTGACAGCGATAAGTTTGTCCTGTAAAACCATAAACAAAATTTCAAACAAACATTATTAAGAGTTTAGGTCAGATTAAATAAGAGTTTAGGTCAGATTAAAAGATAGGTAACATAAGATTTAGGAAATAATACAGGAATAAGCTAACATTCAAATCTACAACTACACAAAGTTAGGAATACTAAACAATTTACTCTCTTCGACATTGATTTCCAAATATTTCACCATCAACATATCCCGATTAGAACTACAACAGAATTACCACTATATACGGCAAGCCGCTCTCATCAGACACATTTTACATATAAAATTTAGACCAATTTGATGAGTACTAGGAAAAGAAGCAAACGTAACCACATTGCAAATGTCCATTCCATTAACAAGTTTGGATGTTAAATTGATCACACAAAAATCAGCCCTACAAGTATTGAAATCAAAGAACGTTAGTACTTGGAACCAGAATTTTTTCCATATTTAACCGTCAGAAGGTAGAAAACTCAATATCATGTCGATAATGGATAACCAGTATAATGCCATGCATAAAAAAACTGCTCATCCAGAATTAGTGTATGCATTATTATGATGTGTTGCAGCAGCATAAATCTGCAGGGTCAACAGTCTAATGCCAGATTCAAACCTTAACTTACAAATACACACTACACAATAAGATTGCTGAACTCTCAAACTAGCACCACGGTATGCAAACTCTACATTCTACAGATGACAGTCATTAAGCTCAGTTAGGGTACTATAATGGCAAAATTAGCAACAGCTGCAAGTTTTGGTCTTCAAGAGCGGAATACAAAACAACTTGCATTTAGCCAACTACGACAGTAATACACAACCCCCTAATCCTCCGCTTCCACCAGGATCTTAGTCAACTTCAATAATAATCCTTAGTCCACCATCACCAAGTCCACCACCTACACCTAGACCAATTCCAGCACCACCACAGATGCACCTCATGCAACCCCCTAATCCTCCGCTTCCACCAGGATCACCTCCAACTCCTCTGCCACCACCAAGTCCACCACAACCAACGCCAATTCTACAACAAGCACCATATCTAACTTCGCCCAACACCACCAATTCCAGAAGATAGTTTTGTTGTCCAATTCCGCTTTCAACTTCGAAGAACCACCAAGATTATCCCACCCTATAAAAAACTGCTCATGTAGAATTAGTATATGCATCGTTATGATGCGTAGCAGCACCATATCTGCGGGGTTAACACCCTAATGCTACATTCAAACCTTAACTTAAAAACACGACACACTACACAATAAGATTATTTCTACCAAATAGATTGTTGGACTCCAAAACTAGCACAATTGTTTAGCAAACACTATTGTCTCCGCCTCAAAGTCTTTGAACTCAGTTGGTTACTATAGTGGCCGAAGAACTAGCCACATCTGCAAGGTTTAGCCTTTAAGAGCCGGATACAGAACAATTTTTGACTCACACTTATACAAATTTGGGAAATTAATACACAAAGATTCCCCTAATGCTTCTGTGAGATCTTACTCAACTTtcaataataatccctaatcgacctttttgaaacacaattagttATAGGGTGGAGGTACATGCATTAAGTAATTTACCATAATCCAATCCCACCTATTCCTACGGTGATTCCACCACCAGCATCCCCTCCACCTCTCATCCACCATCACCAAGTCCACCACCTACACCTCCaccaattccaccaccaccacagaaGCACCTCATGCAGCCATGCTCAACCCCATAATCCTCGGCTTCCACCAGGATCAGCTCCAATTCCTCTGCCACCACCAAGTCCACCACCATTGACACCAATTATACCCAGTTTCACAACCAGCACCAACTCCAACCCACCCTCACACCTCCAATTCCAGAAGATGGTTTTATTCTCCAATTCCACCTTAATCTTTGATGAGCAACAAAGATTATCACACCCTATAACTAATTCATCACTCAACACTATACTTTTTTCACAACCTAATCACAGATAATATAAAATTCCAAACATAAACAACCAAGTAGAAGACTACTTTACCTAATATAAGGAGCCAAATACACAATTGAGTACACCGCATAGCGCCGATCACCAGTATCCAACAAAGCGAAAACCCAACTCTATTCAATcaagacaaaacaaaacaaaacaaaacaaaacaaaattaaattaaCCAGCCGAAAAATCAAATCCCCCAAAAATTTCAGCTACAAAAATGAATTcacaaattaaacactaaccagCCAATTGAAGTAAGGAACAAAGCTGATGATACCCATAACTGCAAACCTAGAATCAGTATTAGTAAttgttgaatcttcttcttcttcttcatcttcttcatttggtaCATTAGGTATAGGAAAGACCAGTGAATTAAGTATAGAAGCTCCAATTGCTATAGCAAATGGTGCATCTACTGAAAAATTTGCCCTGCATCTgaaactttttcttcttctctgttacacaaaaccaaatcaaaaaacatCATAAACTAGCTAGGGTTTGACTGAAAGTGATGAACTGAAATGGAAATTAAAGGGAGTTAAAAACTTACCTGATTATTATTGTTgagttttggattcaaatttgTTAGTAATTTAAGATGATTATGTTGAGATAGTGGAGAAGGCTTGATTAACAGACAATTTAAACTAAgagaaatcatgatttttattggaggttgataaatgatttttattgctacagaagatgaagaaaaccaTTTCTCTCTCGAGGGACTAAAATTTTGGGAGATGTGCCATTTACTTTGTTCAAATTGGATCTGGATTCTAGATGGAATTTCGGGTAGGCCCAAACGATAATTCTTTGTAGGGTTTAGTTGGGCtcaaccctagttagcaattcggggtacggGATATGTACGGAAATTATACGGATTTATTAAAGTCGAATTCGGTCAAtaatccggtcaacggttcgtgataCGGCGACAATACGGAACAACATACGTaagtgtataattcgttttagagcTGTGAGTTCGGTACACAAAAGTCGGCGACATGTAGTATtaggaagaaaa encodes the following:
- the LOC113313404 gene encoding uncharacterized protein LOC113313404, whose product is MISLSLNCLLIKPSPLSQHNHLKLLTNLNPKLNNNNQRRRKSFRCRANFSVDAPFAIAIGASILNSLVFPIPNVPNEEDEEEEEDSTITNTDSRFAVMGIISFVPYFNWLSWVFALLDTGDRRYAVYSIVYLAPYIRTNLSLSTDESWLPIASIILCIIHIQLEASIRNGDLQGFQLFSGLAKKKGAHLKGRATNPKKGKIKENIKLPSAQNRLRDEVQGWGEVFEKPLDDPESLSEGGAQDKRKD